Genomic segment of Thermodesulfobacteriota bacterium:
CTTTACGGGGTTATTCCCACTCTTCAACCAGCACATTTTGGAAGGGTTTATGCAGCCTATGGAGGTATATTCATAGTACTGGCTATTCTTTGGGGATGGAAGATCGATAATATAACTCCAGACAGATTCGACCTTATGGGTGGCACTATTTCATTGATCGGCGTTTTTGTAATAATGTATTGGCCCAGAAGTTGAATTCTGAATTATATTTATTCTTAAAACATTCAGTTAAAAGGGTACAAAATCACAAGCAATTACAAAGATGACCAATATGTAATTTTTAAAATGGGATTGTTCAGAAAACGCAATTGAATTATTAGAAAATGGAATTACAGGCAGTAATCAGATGCCCTGAATGTGGATTTGAAAAGGAGGCGACCATGCCGGTCGATGCCTGCCAATTCTTCTATGAATGCACGAAC
This window contains:
- a CDS encoding YnfA family protein is translated as MVIAKSLFYFVLAGLCEIGGGYLVWLWLREGKSIWFALFGAVVLVLYGVIPTLQPAHFGRVYAAYGGIFIVLAILWGWKIDNITPDRFDLMGGTISLIGVFVIMYWPRS
- a CDS encoding GDCCVxC domain-containing (seleno)protein; translated protein: MELQAVIRCPECGFEKEATMPVDACQFFYECTNCKTVLKPRPGDCCVFCSYGSLKCPPKQEGR